A window from Embleya scabrispora encodes these proteins:
- a CDS encoding HAD family hydrolase, producing the protein MGTRWIVFDFGGVICVPPSDAASEALAGVVGVTAAELWPAYWPDRIDYDAGTLDAAGFWGGVCARLGRPTPDAARLDVLVAADLAVWMDLNRDTLDLLAELAEPAGDADPVGLALLSNAPIEMARHIEEQDWSRLFRHRVFSADLGLAKPDARIYLHLCERLDARPDQLLFIDDRPENLTAARALGIESLHYTDTPTLRADLVRIGITAATSPRL; encoded by the coding sequence ATGGGTACCCGATGGATCGTCTTCGACTTCGGCGGGGTCATCTGTGTCCCGCCTTCCGACGCGGCGAGCGAGGCCCTGGCCGGTGTCGTCGGGGTCACCGCGGCCGAGTTGTGGCCCGCGTACTGGCCGGATCGCATCGACTACGACGCGGGCACGCTGGATGCCGCCGGGTTCTGGGGCGGGGTGTGTGCCCGGCTGGGCCGTCCGACGCCGGACGCGGCTCGGCTCGACGTGCTCGTGGCCGCCGATCTGGCGGTCTGGATGGACCTGAACCGGGACACCCTCGACCTGTTGGCCGAGTTGGCCGAGCCCGCGGGCGATGCCGACCCCGTCGGCCTCGCGCTGCTCTCGAACGCCCCGATCGAAATGGCCCGGCACATCGAGGAGCAGGACTGGTCACGGCTGTTCCGACACCGGGTGTTCAGCGCGGACCTGGGCCTGGCCAAGCCCGACGCGCGCATCTATCTCCACCTGTGCGAGCGGCTCGACGCGCGCCCCGACCAACTGCTGTTCATCGACGACCGACCGGAGAACCTGACGGCGGCCCGGGCCCTGGGCATCGAGTCCCTCCACTACACGGACACTCCGACGCTGCGCGCCGACCTCGTCCGGATCGGGATCACCGCTGCCACTTCGCCGCGCCTGTAG
- a CDS encoding YceI family protein, whose translation MTTSVETIPGYVAGNWTIDPVHSDVSFSVRHLGVAKVRGRFDTFEGTIVTAENPLESSVTASIETASVNSNNKMRDDHIRNEDFLDTDGFPTLTFTSTGLRAESALVYQVDGDLTLRGVTKPVTLELELNGFGTGFDGSPVAGFTATTEISRGDFGVTGGAAGAAVGDKITIVLEIEAKQA comes from the coding sequence ATGACCACCTCCGTCGAGACCATCCCCGGCTACGTCGCGGGCAACTGGACCATCGACCCGGTCCACTCGGACGTCTCGTTCTCGGTACGTCACCTCGGTGTCGCCAAGGTCCGCGGGCGCTTCGACACCTTCGAGGGCACGATCGTCACCGCAGAGAACCCGCTGGAGTCCTCGGTCACCGCCTCCATCGAGACCGCGTCGGTCAACAGCAACAACAAGATGCGCGACGACCACATCCGCAACGAGGACTTCCTCGACACGGACGGGTTCCCGACGCTGACCTTCACCTCCACCGGTCTGCGTGCCGAGTCCGCGCTGGTCTACCAGGTCGACGGCGACCTGACCCTGCGCGGCGTGACCAAGCCGGTCACCCTCGAGCTCGAACTGAACGGCTTCGGCACCGGTTTCGACGGTAGCCCGGTCGCCGGCTTCACCGCCACCACCGAGATCAGCCGCGGCGACTTCGGCGTCACCGGCGGTGCGGCGGGCGCGGCGGTCGGCGACAAGATCACCATCGTCCTGGAAATCGAAGCCAAGCAGGCGTGA
- a CDS encoding MarR family winged helix-turn-helix transcriptional regulator produces the protein MNDDDRLTTSEHEIWRSYFTGTRELAAHLDRRMRREAGMPMTYFEILGLLAESPDRRMRMSELAAASLSSSSRLSHAVTAMEKSGWVSRGPAEGDRRGWVAHLTDAGLTALAEAEPTHAATVREHVFDALTPLQVASMAEIGRSIRDGLSGVCASARAEAAGTDVSEAGAGTGAGAGVEVGVEMEEIDTGMDCPLDGSE, from the coding sequence ATGAACGACGACGATCGGTTGACCACCTCCGAGCACGAGATCTGGCGGTCGTACTTCACCGGCACCAGGGAACTCGCCGCCCATCTGGACCGACGGATGCGCCGCGAGGCGGGCATGCCGATGACGTACTTCGAGATCCTGGGCCTGCTCGCCGAATCGCCGGATCGTCGAATGCGGATGAGCGAGCTGGCCGCCGCGTCGTTGTCGTCCAGTAGCCGGCTGTCGCACGCCGTGACCGCCATGGAGAAGTCCGGATGGGTCTCCCGGGGCCCCGCCGAGGGGGATCGGCGGGGCTGGGTCGCACATCTGACCGACGCCGGCCTGACCGCCCTGGCGGAGGCCGAGCCGACCCACGCGGCCACCGTTCGAGAACACGTCTTCGACGCGTTGACGCCGCTCCAGGTGGCCTCGATGGCCGAGATCGGCCGAAGCATCCGGGACGGCCTGAGCGGGGTCTGCGCAAGCGCCCGAGCGGAGGCGGCGGGGACGGACGTATCCGAAGCCGGGGCCGGAACGGGAGCCGGAGCCGGGGTCGAGGTCGGTGTCGAGATGGAGGAGATCGACACCGGCATGGACTGTCCGCTGGACGGCTCGGAGTAG
- a CDS encoding putative protein N(5)-glutamine methyltransferase: protein MSDSSVSPMSSTASIVAALRAAGCVFAEDEARLLVSTAVDPAELAAMVDRRVAGLPLEHVLGWAEFRGLRIAVDPGVFVPRRRTGFLVEQAVALARPGAVVVDLCCGSGALGAAVTAEVAGVEVYAADIDPAAVRCARRNIAADRVYEGDLYEPLPTPLCGRIDVLIANTPYVPTDDIQLLPSEARIHEPRVALDGGSDGLDVQRRVAAAAPGWLAPGGGLLVETSERQTALTVEVFRAAGLRTRVVESEELYATVVIGTRVDG, encoded by the coding sequence ATGTCTGATTCCTCCGTCTCCCCGATGTCCTCGACGGCGTCCATCGTTGCCGCGCTTCGTGCCGCCGGTTGTGTATTCGCCGAGGACGAGGCGCGGTTGCTCGTCTCCACCGCCGTCGATCCGGCCGAACTCGCCGCCATGGTGGATCGCCGGGTGGCCGGCCTCCCGCTGGAACACGTGCTCGGCTGGGCCGAGTTCCGCGGCCTGCGGATCGCCGTCGACCCGGGCGTGTTCGTCCCGCGCCGGCGTACCGGGTTCCTGGTCGAACAGGCCGTCGCGCTGGCCCGTCCGGGCGCGGTCGTGGTCGACCTGTGTTGCGGCTCGGGCGCGTTGGGCGCGGCCGTCACGGCCGAGGTGGCCGGCGTCGAGGTGTACGCCGCCGACATCGACCCCGCCGCGGTGCGGTGTGCGCGGCGCAACATCGCGGCGGATCGGGTGTACGAGGGCGACCTGTACGAACCGTTGCCCACCCCGTTGTGCGGCCGGATCGACGTCCTGATCGCCAACACCCCGTACGTGCCCACCGACGACATCCAGCTGCTGCCCTCGGAGGCCCGGATCCACGAGCCCAGGGTGGCGTTGGACGGCGGCTCGGACGGCCTGGACGTCCAGCGTCGGGTCGCCGCGGCGGCACCGGGTTGGCTCGCCCCCGGCGGCGGGCTGCTGGTCGAGACCAGCGAGCGGCAGACGGCGCTCACGGTCGAGGTGTTCCGCGCAGCCGGCTTGCGCACGCGCGTGGTCGAGTCCGAGGAGTTGTACGCCACGGTCGTGATCGGCACGCGGGTGGACGGTTAG
- a CDS encoding terpene synthase family protein: MVEAHPPRIPLPFALDRNPHAPEAECRLLDWARRHDLLDSADAEKRLVGARLGDLAAYTHPDAEPDRLVLYAQFIAWQFLTHDRYAEPDERTATGREHLTAQVEPVYRTGRADPAAGPMARALADILGRVYPAMSADWRERFVVEGLETLRHVLPRPPGGARTVGRDHAGGVEAYVRHRRFACGQFPCLLLDEYMAGGELPVEIRDGAAYDDVRNAQADVVSWTSDYYASRDSAGPGAGSGADSGADVATDLVGVLAYTEHVGRAHAESAVAARIQDRVADFLSARRELQGRGSAAALADPATDLVLRRCVSAMHHRMAGTEAWAWENVRSIGGRRGAAGAGGARGAEGGLRVPEFVEDLLDVRGRPRGWDGGAAGHRWP, from the coding sequence ATGGTCGAGGCACACCCCCCGCGAATACCGCTGCCGTTCGCCCTCGACCGCAATCCGCACGCGCCCGAGGCGGAATGCCGGCTGCTCGACTGGGCCCGACGCCACGACCTGCTCGACTCCGCCGACGCCGAGAAACGGCTGGTCGGCGCGCGGCTCGGGGATCTCGCCGCCTACACGCACCCCGACGCCGAGCCCGACCGGCTGGTGCTGTACGCGCAGTTCATCGCCTGGCAGTTCCTCACGCACGACCGCTACGCCGAACCGGACGAACGCACCGCAACCGGCCGGGAGCACCTGACGGCCCAGGTCGAGCCGGTGTACCGCACGGGCCGCGCCGATCCCGCCGCCGGGCCGATGGCGCGGGCGCTCGCGGACATCCTGGGGCGGGTGTATCCGGCCATGAGTGCGGACTGGCGCGAGCGCTTCGTCGTCGAGGGCCTGGAGACCCTGCGACACGTGTTGCCGCGTCCTCCGGGCGGCGCACGCACGGTAGGGCGGGATCATGCCGGTGGGGTCGAGGCGTATGTGCGGCATCGGCGGTTCGCCTGTGGCCAGTTCCCGTGTCTGCTGCTGGACGAGTACATGGCGGGCGGGGAACTGCCGGTGGAGATTCGGGACGGCGCGGCGTACGACGATGTGCGGAACGCCCAGGCGGATGTGGTGTCCTGGACGAGCGACTACTACGCGTCGCGAGACAGCGCGGGTCCCGGGGCGGGTTCGGGGGCGGATTCCGGGGCGGATGTGGCCACCGACCTGGTCGGTGTGCTCGCGTACACGGAGCATGTGGGTCGCGCGCATGCGGAATCGGCGGTGGCCGCGCGGATCCAGGATCGGGTGGCCGACTTCCTGAGCGCACGCCGGGAGTTGCAGGGACGCGGGAGCGCGGCGGCGTTGGCGGACCCGGCCACCGATCTGGTGCTGAGGCGCTGCGTTTCGGCGATGCACCATCGGATGGCGGGGACGGAGGCCTGGGCGTGGGAGAACGTCCGGTCGATCGGCGGTCGGCGGGGGGCGGCCGGTGCGGGTGGTGCGCGCGGCGCCGAGGGTGGCCTGCGCGTACCGGAGTTCGTGGAGGACCTGTTGGATGTCCGAGGCCGCCCGCGCGGTTGGGACGGCGGCGCGGCAGGCCACCGCTGGCCGTAG
- the ligA gene encoding NAD-dependent DNA ligase LigA, which produces MIDTPAPAAVLADFDAYTQAVAAVADAARAYYGGAESTVDDDTYDRLLRGIEAYERAHPEHAVAESPVGKVAAGALPGGDVPHTVPMLSLDNVFDPEGLTAWAALLERRLGRAPAALTVEPKMDGLAVAVRYREGRLDRLITRGDGIAGEDVSHAIGTIVGLPERLAEPVSIEVRGEVLLTAEQFEAANDIRREFGASVFANPRGGAAGTLRAKDRPYVIPMTFFGYVALPLPDDESTFAAELRTADHSAVMARVQALGVLTTGRTAARLRVCATIAEVQAAVDEIAALRAELPFGIDGVVIKADAAADQAEAGNGTRAPRWAIAYKLAAVHKITRLLGVDWAVGRTGVIAPRAILDPIEIDGSIVGFATLHNPSDIERRGLMIGDTVSVYKAGDIIPCVEAPLVHARTGAETPIEFPTACPKCGGEVDTSQQRWRCAQGRACGLHAGILYAVGRDQLDIEGIGGRIVTQLVESGAVADVADLFTLTREQFLALDRIDKIADRLMAGIEEARTKPLSRVLCALGVRLTGRSMSRRIARHFGTMDAIRAADVEAMAQVEGIGPGKAAVIVAELVELADVIDKLVAAGVNMTEPGVVPGADAGARGDAGADSGSGSGSGAGSGVSAGSESAAAGEAGPLAGMAVVVTGAMTGALAALSRNEMNELIERAGGTASSGVSKKTALVVAGDKAGSKRAKAEQLGVRILTPEEFAELVGALLPS; this is translated from the coding sequence ATGATCGACACCCCGGCGCCGGCCGCCGTTCTCGCCGATTTCGACGCGTACACCCAGGCCGTCGCGGCCGTCGCCGATGCCGCGCGGGCCTACTACGGCGGCGCCGAGTCCACCGTCGACGACGACACCTACGACCGCCTGCTGCGCGGGATCGAGGCGTACGAGCGGGCGCACCCGGAGCATGCGGTCGCCGAGTCGCCGGTGGGCAAGGTCGCCGCGGGGGCGCTGCCCGGCGGGGACGTGCCGCACACGGTGCCGATGCTGAGCCTGGACAACGTGTTCGACCCGGAGGGGCTGACCGCGTGGGCCGCGTTGTTGGAGCGCCGGCTGGGGCGGGCGCCGGCGGCGCTGACGGTCGAGCCGAAGATGGACGGTCTCGCGGTCGCGGTGCGCTACCGCGAGGGCCGGCTCGACCGGCTGATCACCCGCGGCGACGGCATCGCCGGGGAGGACGTCTCGCACGCGATCGGTACCATCGTCGGTCTGCCCGAGCGGTTGGCCGAGCCGGTCTCGATCGAGGTGCGCGGCGAAGTCCTGCTCACCGCCGAGCAGTTCGAGGCGGCCAATGACATCCGCCGGGAGTTCGGCGCGAGTGTGTTCGCCAATCCGCGCGGCGGCGCGGCCGGCACGCTGCGGGCCAAGGATCGGCCGTACGTGATCCCGATGACCTTCTTCGGCTACGTGGCCCTGCCGCTGCCCGACGACGAGAGCACGTTCGCGGCCGAGTTGCGCACCGCCGACCACTCGGCGGTGATGGCCCGGGTTCAGGCGCTGGGCGTGCTCACCACCGGGCGTACCGCGGCGCGGCTTCGGGTGTGCGCCACGATCGCCGAGGTGCAGGCCGCGGTGGACGAAATCGCCGCACTGCGCGCCGAGTTGCCGTTCGGGATCGACGGCGTGGTGATCAAGGCCGACGCCGCCGCCGACCAGGCCGAGGCCGGCAACGGCACCCGCGCGCCGCGCTGGGCGATCGCGTACAAACTGGCGGCCGTGCACAAGATCACCCGGCTGCTCGGGGTCGACTGGGCGGTGGGCCGCACCGGGGTGATCGCGCCGCGCGCGATTCTGGACCCGATCGAGATCGACGGCAGCATCGTCGGCTTCGCGACCCTGCACAACCCGTCCGACATCGAGCGGCGTGGGCTGATGATCGGCGACACGGTCAGCGTGTACAAGGCGGGCGACATCATCCCGTGCGTGGAGGCCCCGCTGGTGCACGCGCGCACCGGCGCCGAGACGCCGATCGAGTTCCCCACCGCGTGCCCCAAGTGCGGCGGCGAGGTGGACACCTCGCAGCAGCGGTGGCGGTGCGCCCAGGGCCGCGCGTGCGGGCTGCACGCCGGGATCCTGTACGCGGTGGGCCGCGACCAACTCGACATCGAGGGCATCGGCGGCCGGATCGTCACGCAACTCGTGGAATCCGGCGCGGTCGCCGACGTGGCCGACCTGTTCACCCTCACGCGCGAACAGTTCCTGGCCCTGGACCGGATCGACAAGATCGCCGACCGGCTGATGGCGGGCATCGAGGAGGCCCGGACGAAGCCGCTGAGCCGGGTGTTGTGCGCGCTGGGGGTGCGGTTGACCGGGCGCTCGATGTCCCGGCGGATCGCCCGCCACTTCGGCACGATGGACGCGATCCGCGCGGCCGACGTGGAGGCGATGGCGCAGGTCGAGGGGATCGGGCCCGGGAAGGCGGCGGTGATCGTCGCCGAACTGGTCGAACTCGCGGATGTGATCGACAAGTTGGTGGCGGCTGGGGTGAACATGACCGAGCCCGGGGTGGTGCCGGGTGCGGATGCGGGCGCGCGCGGTGATGCGGGGGCGGATTCGGGCTCGGGTTCGGGTTCGGGAGCGGGTTCGGGTGTGTCGGCGGGCTCGGAGTCGGCCGCCGCGGGCGAGGCCGGGCCGCTGGCGGGCATGGCCGTCGTGGTCACCGGGGCGATGACCGGTGCGCTCGCGGCGCTGTCGCGCAACGAGATGAACGAGTTGATCGAACGCGCCGGTGGCACCGCCTCGTCCGGGGTGTCCAAGAAGACGGCGCTCGTGGTCGCCGGGGACAAGGCCGGATCCAAGCGTGCCAAGGCGGAGCAACTGGGCGTGCGGATCCTGACGCCGGAGGAATTCGCGGAACTGGTGGGGGCGTTGCTTCCGTCCTGA
- a CDS encoding MFS transporter, producing MRTYRELFRTPEYTPLFAATSAHLAAMTVSGLALGTLVFDRTGSPLLAALGMFGGSLAQVVGATALMSAADRLPPRAALTATGLVFALGTAALTLPGMPLWALFAIVLGQGAVAAVGGGVRFGLLNEILPRDGYLLGRSVLNMSNGAVQILGFSLGAVLVSALSARGTLLVGAGLYLLAAVVSRCGLAARPPRAAGRPSVAETWRNNALLWSVKPRRYVYLALWVPNGLVVGCESLFIPLEPDHAGLLFAAAALGMLAGDVVGGRFVPGPWRHRLGLPMLLLLAGPYLLFVTDPALPLALIVVAVASVGYSASLLFQERLMAMTPDELSGQALGLHASGMVAMQGVCASLAGGIAQVTSPTTAMVVMAGMSITVTLSLTAGLRAGPGAAGVPVG from the coding sequence ATGCGCACCTACCGAGAGCTGTTCCGAACGCCGGAGTACACCCCGCTGTTCGCCGCCACGTCCGCCCATCTGGCGGCGATGACGGTGAGCGGACTGGCCCTGGGCACGCTGGTCTTCGACCGGACCGGCTCGCCGTTGCTGGCCGCGCTCGGCATGTTCGGCGGGTCGCTCGCGCAGGTGGTGGGGGCGACGGCGCTGATGTCGGCGGCCGACCGGTTGCCGCCCCGGGCCGCGTTGACCGCGACGGGCCTGGTGTTCGCCCTGGGTACGGCCGCGTTGACCCTGCCCGGGATGCCGCTGTGGGCGCTGTTCGCCATCGTGTTGGGCCAGGGCGCGGTGGCCGCGGTGGGGGGTGGGGTGCGTTTCGGGTTGTTGAACGAGATCCTGCCCCGGGACGGCTACCTGCTCGGCCGGTCGGTGCTCAACATGAGCAACGGGGCGGTACAGATCCTCGGCTTCTCGCTCGGCGCCGTGCTGGTCTCCGCGCTGTCCGCGCGCGGCACGCTCCTGGTGGGAGCCGGGTTGTACCTGCTCGCGGCGGTGGTGTCGCGGTGCGGGTTGGCGGCTCGGCCGCCGCGCGCGGCCGGTCGGCCGTCGGTGGCCGAGACGTGGCGCAACAACGCGCTGCTGTGGTCGGTGAAGCCGCGCCGCTACGTCTACCTCGCGCTGTGGGTACCCAACGGGCTGGTCGTCGGCTGCGAGTCGTTGTTCATCCCGCTCGAACCCGACCACGCGGGGCTGCTGTTCGCGGCGGCGGCGCTGGGCATGCTGGCCGGGGATGTGGTCGGCGGCCGGTTCGTGCCGGGCCCGTGGCGACACCGGCTGGGCCTGCCGATGTTGCTGCTGCTCGCCGGGCCGTACCTGCTGTTCGTGACGGATCCGGCGCTGCCGCTCGCGCTGATCGTGGTCGCGGTCGCGTCGGTCGGCTACTCGGCGAGCCTGCTGTTCCAGGAGCGGCTGATGGCCATGACGCCGGACGAGTTGAGCGGCCAGGCGTTGGGGCTGCACGCGTCCGGGATGGTGGCGATGCAGGGGGTCTGCGCGTCGCTGGCGGGCGGAATCGCGCAGGTGACGTCGCCGACCACCGCGATGGTGGTGATGGCGGGGATGTCGATCACGGTGACGCTGAGCCTGACGGCGGGGCTGCGGGCGGGGCCGGGGGCGGCGGGGGTGCCTGTGGGGTGA
- a CDS encoding ArsR/SmtB family transcription factor: MGWWQVDADTLAGSRFTVSPLAEVTATLKTLERGTARHPGEHAWLAAHLPAYRARLAADPITALLLRIGYGGSWNADFLTPPPTRDPEPSFDTELERVRDVRAADARADLEVSMGGPLPPALRRDDLAARAADILDWVWNVVVRPDWPRRRRIIEADIVARTDRLGRGGWAAALDDLRPGMRWLGASRLRINAYDYPPRDLGRARLSFVPVTPGRGWVAWDEARHYAVIYPCSGVLADGPRPAGTEALARLLGAGRAGVLIRLDTPKSTSQLVALTGQGLGSVGRHLRILLDAHLVLRRRAGRSVLYYRSPAGEALIAAQAPQ, from the coding sequence ATGGGGTGGTGGCAGGTCGACGCGGATACGCTCGCGGGGAGCCGCTTCACCGTTTCGCCACTGGCCGAGGTCACCGCGACCCTGAAGACCCTGGAGCGCGGTACGGCCCGCCACCCCGGCGAGCACGCCTGGTTGGCCGCGCACCTGCCCGCCTACCGGGCCCGGCTCGCCGCCGATCCGATCACCGCGCTGCTGCTGCGCATCGGCTACGGCGGCAGTTGGAACGCCGACTTCCTCACACCCCCGCCGACGCGCGATCCGGAGCCGAGCTTCGACACGGAACTGGAGCGGGTCCGGGACGTCCGCGCCGCCGACGCCCGGGCGGACCTGGAGGTGTCGATGGGTGGCCCACTGCCGCCCGCGCTGCGGCGCGACGACCTCGCCGCCCGCGCCGCCGACATCCTGGACTGGGTCTGGAACGTGGTGGTGCGCCCCGACTGGCCGCGCCGCCGCCGGATCATCGAGGCGGACATCGTCGCCCGCACCGATCGACTCGGCCGCGGCGGCTGGGCGGCGGCGCTGGACGACCTGCGCCCGGGCATGCGCTGGCTGGGCGCGAGCCGACTGCGGATCAACGCGTACGACTACCCGCCGCGCGATCTCGGCCGTGCGCGGCTGTCGTTCGTCCCGGTCACCCCCGGGCGCGGCTGGGTGGCCTGGGACGAGGCGCGGCACTACGCGGTGATCTACCCCTGTTCCGGCGTCCTGGCCGACGGCCCCCGACCGGCGGGGACCGAAGCGCTGGCGCGCCTGCTCGGTGCCGGCCGGGCCGGCGTACTGATCCGCCTCGACACGCCCAAGAGCACCAGCCAACTGGTCGCCCTCACCGGCCAGGGCCTCGGCTCGGTCGGCCGCCACCTGCGGATCCTGTTGGACGCCCACCTGGTGCTGCGCCGCCGCGCCGGCCGCTCCGTCCTGTACTACCGATCCCCGGCGGGCGAGGCCCTGATCGCCGCCCAGGCCCCGCAATGA
- a CDS encoding YqjF family protein: MRIEPVTPLAPRGIRHVVLTQRWSELTFLHWPVPPAEVAPLLPEGTRPDVLDGVTYVGLVPFRMVDVGLLRLPRVPWLGTFPETNVRLYSVDGAGRRGVVFRSLEAARLLPVLTARATLRLPYRWARMRIERAGDRVRYTTRRHRVEGAAHAATVEVRVGPPVAEPGPLEHFLTARWGLHTSVAGRTLYLPNAHPQWSLHHAEVLHLDENLIAAAGLPNVTGAPSSVLYSPGVPVRFGPPVTVASGAR; this comes from the coding sequence ATGAGGATCGAACCCGTCACCCCGTTGGCGCCGCGCGGGATCCGGCACGTGGTGCTCACCCAGCGCTGGAGCGAACTCACCTTCCTGCACTGGCCCGTGCCGCCCGCCGAGGTCGCCCCGCTGCTCCCCGAGGGCACCCGGCCCGACGTGCTCGACGGGGTGACCTACGTCGGCCTGGTCCCGTTCCGGATGGTGGACGTCGGCCTGCTGCGGCTGCCGCGCGTTCCGTGGCTGGGCACCTTTCCGGAGACCAACGTACGGCTGTACTCCGTCGACGGCGCCGGCCGTCGCGGCGTGGTCTTCCGCTCCCTGGAGGCCGCCCGCCTGCTGCCGGTGCTGACCGCCCGGGCCACGCTTCGCCTGCCCTACCGCTGGGCCCGGATGCGGATCGAGCGCGCCGGCGACCGGGTGCGCTACACCACCCGCCGGCACCGGGTCGAGGGCGCGGCGCACGCGGCGACGGTCGAGGTCCGGGTCGGGCCGCCGGTGGCCGAACCCGGCCCGTTGGAACACTTCCTGACGGCGCGTTGGGGCCTGCACACCTCGGTCGCCGGACGCACGCTCTACCTGCCCAACGCGCATCCGCAGTGGTCGCTGCACCACGCCGAGGTGCTGCACCTCGACGAGAACCTGATCGCCGCAGCCGGCCTCCCGAACGTCACCGGCGCCCCGAGCAGCGTGCTCTACTCCCCGGGCGTACCCGTGCGCTTCGGCCCGCCCGTCACAGTCGCCTCCGGCGCACGGTGA
- a CDS encoding nucleotidyltransferase domain-containing protein, producing the protein MTVSSDADKQLALIVEVQDLARELGIEVWLRGGWAMDFYLGRITREHVDVDWFAWAEDAPALTVAFAARGFVRLARAPAEQQLDYTTGDVELGFAFLARDPEGRVIVAGGPWAGARWPDGMLDTPPGKLAGVSCPIISPEAQIEIKLMTPVWRPHRPRRAKDAEDIERLREGLAR; encoded by the coding sequence ATGACTGTGTCGTCGGATGCCGACAAACAGCTCGCACTGATCGTCGAAGTCCAGGATCTGGCCCGGGAATTGGGTATCGAGGTCTGGTTGCGCGGCGGTTGGGCGATGGATTTCTACCTCGGCCGGATCACCCGGGAGCATGTGGATGTCGACTGGTTCGCGTGGGCCGAGGACGCCCCGGCGCTCACGGTCGCGTTCGCCGCGCGCGGCTTCGTGCGGTTGGCCCGGGCACCGGCCGAACAGCAGCTCGATTACACGACGGGAGACGTGGAATTGGGTTTCGCCTTCCTGGCCCGCGATCCGGAGGGCCGCGTGATCGTGGCCGGCGGCCCGTGGGCGGGCGCCCGCTGGCCGGACGGGATGCTCGACACGCCCCCCGGGAAGTTGGCCGGGGTGTCGTGTCCGATCATCTCGCCCGAGGCCCAGATCGAGATCAAGTTGATGACCCCGGTCTGGCGACCGCACCGACCGCGCCGGGCCAAGGACGCCGAGGACATCGAACGCCTGCGTGAGGGATTGGCCCGGTAG
- a CDS encoding carbohydrate kinase family protein: protein MTARDAKSAYERGGSAVITVIGEALIDLVRTEGGAPVAHPGGSPANVAVGLGRLGVPVRLITRYGKDEFGELLAAHLAASGVVPAPEGVHSGSTSVAHARVDAAGVADYSFDIVWDLPPGVRVPAESRCVHTGSIAATLAPGAETVRELLAAAHAGRRALVSYDPNCRPSLMGEPSAARARIEALVDLCDLVKVSDQDLEWLYPARSFLDVADEWLVRGPGLVVVTRGAEGAYGVCRAGRATTPAVPVRVVDTVGAGDAYTAGLLDALRRRDLLSPNGVRDLDPTSLAELIVDASSVAALTCSRPGADPPTAAEVEAYRRDARLGLDDDRV from the coding sequence GTGACCGCGCGAGATGCGAAGTCGGCGTACGAGCGGGGAGGTTCGGCCGTGATCACGGTGATCGGCGAGGCGTTGATCGATCTGGTCCGGACCGAGGGCGGCGCGCCCGTCGCCCATCCGGGCGGCAGTCCGGCCAATGTGGCGGTGGGCCTGGGGCGGCTCGGGGTGCCGGTGCGGCTGATCACCCGTTATGGGAAGGACGAGTTCGGCGAGTTGCTTGCCGCGCACCTGGCCGCGAGTGGGGTGGTGCCGGCGCCGGAGGGGGTGCACTCGGGATCGACGAGCGTGGCGCACGCGCGGGTGGACGCGGCGGGGGTGGCCGACTACTCCTTCGACATCGTGTGGGATCTGCCCCCCGGGGTTCGGGTGCCGGCCGAGTCGCGGTGCGTGCACACCGGTTCGATCGCGGCGACGCTGGCGCCGGGGGCCGAGACGGTACGGGAGTTGCTGGCCGCCGCGCACGCCGGGCGCCGCGCGCTCGTGTCGTACGACCCGAACTGCCGGCCGTCCCTGATGGGCGAGCCGTCGGCGGCCCGCGCGCGGATCGAGGCGCTGGTGGACCTGTGCGATCTGGTCAAGGTCAGCGATCAGGACCTGGAATGGCTGTATCCGGCGCGGTCGTTCCTCGACGTGGCGGACGAGTGGCTGGTCCGGGGGCCGGGTCTGGTCGTGGTGACCCGGGGGGCCGAGGGTGCGTACGGGGTCTGCCGGGCGGGTCGGGCGACGACACCGGCCGTGCCGGTGCGGGTGGTGGACACGGTCGGCGCGGGCGACGCGTACACGGCCGGGCTGCTCGACGCGCTCCGTCGGCGGGACCTGCTGAGCCCGAACGGGGTTCGCGACCTCGACCCGACGTCCCTGGCCGAACTGATCGTGGACGCCTCGTCGGTGGCGGCGCTCACCTGCTCCCGGCCGGGCGCGGATCCGCCGACGGCCGCAGAGGTGGAGGCGTACCGGCGGGACGCACGCCTCGGGCTTGACGATGACCGTGTGTAA